The genomic stretch CGCGGTTTCTTGCCTGAACTGCGGTAGAGCCATCCTCGTTAATGCGCTCAACGATCGGAATAAACTGAATGTGTCTCGCTTTTAGCTGGTCGCGAAAGAAGCGGTAAACTTCCAGCGGATAATCTCCATTAACGGCATTCACGGTACAAAGAATGTTGAAATCCACCTTGTACTTCTGGAGGATTTTCCAGCCCTGCATCACGCGATCGAATGTGCCTTGTCCTCGTTTATCCACGCGATACGCATCATGTAGGTGCTGAGGTCCATCCACGCTTAACCCAATCAGAAAGTTGTGCTGTTTGAAAAAACGACCCCATTCATCATCTAATTTTGTGCCGTTAGTTTGCAGGGTATGGCTCACAATCTGCCCTGGTTTTTTGTATTGCTCAATCAGGTCGATCGCACGGCGGAAGAAATCCAATCCCATCAATGTGGGTTCACCGCCCTGCCAGGCGACGGTCACTTCGGGAGTGCGATGAGCGTTTAGAAGCTGCTGAATGTAGCTCTCTAGCAGATCATCTGCCATCCGAAACTTGCTGCCCGGATAAAGCTGTTCTTTCGCTAAAAAGAAACAGTATTCGCAGTCTAAATTGCAAATTGCTCCGGTCGGTTTTGCAAGCAGGTGAAACGCCGGAGGGACAGGATCGGGAGAGGTCGATATCATGTTTCCTTCCTACATCATGGGGGCTAGCAAACCTACTGTTATTGAATTGCCATCGCAATATCTGCTTTTGCTGCGCGATCGTCAAACGTTGCTCCACTCAGGTCTACTAGCACTCGTTCGATCGTCCCTGTGAAAGTAAAGGGAGATTCATACGCATCCGATACTGGACTGATTGTGTCGCACCCGACATCGAAGGTTTCGTTAAAAGTAAACCAGTAGGGAACCTGCTTCTCAAACCGCCCTTCGCCCACAACCTGTTCGCCCACTCGCAGCGTCACCGTGCCGCCCGTACCGGGTTTGCCTTCCTCATCGACTTTCACTTCCGCAGAAACAATGCAGTGCCCCAGAGGCAGAGATTCTGTGGAAGAAACGCGATAGCGATCGCTCGTGAACCAGTTATGCTCCCAGTGCAGCTTGTTGTCTTTGATAAACAGCGTGTAACCAGCGGCTAATCCTCCACAGGCAACCAGTACCCCTTCCGCACCGCTTTCAGGAATCACAATTTCCGCTGCTAGGGTATGGTGAACATTTTTGGTGTTAGGCGACGTGGCTTCGGGCAAACGAACGGTTTCCGGTAGATAAACGAATCGCTGTTTGCCTTTAATATAACTGGGACGCAGGTTGGTATCGGCGCGATTGGCAAAGCGATCGTCCAGGGGTAGCACATTGTACTTTGCTGCTTCTGCCATGAACAGATCTTGTAGCTCCCGCAGCTTCTGGGGATTTTGACTCGCCAGGTCATTTGCCTGAGCGAAATCCCGCTCAATGTTGTATAGCTCCCAAATGTCCTCCTCGAAATCAGTCCCGCCAGACTCCTGCCAGGGGAGTTTCCCGTGACGACAGCCTGCCACCCAGCCGTTGTGATAAAGTGCCCGATTGCTCAAAATCTCGAAGTATTGCGTTATGCGGCGACTCGGTGCATCTTTGTCGTCCCAGGTGTAGACGATCGATGTGCCTTCGATCGGTTTTTGCGGCACGCCGTTTACCTCACGGGGTTCAGGAATGCCTGCGACTTCTAGGAGGGTTGGCGCGAGGTCAATCACATGATGGAACTGCGATCGCAAGCTCCCTTTATCCTTGATTCTGGCTGGATAGGACACGACCATCGGATTGCGTGTGCCGCCAAAGTGAGACGCAATTTGCTTCATCCACTGAAACGGCGACGACCCTGCCCAACCCCAGGCAACGGGATAGTTGTTCTCAAAGCGAGGACTACCGATCTCGTCAATGTGCTTCAGCATTGTGCTGACATCATCCGGGAAGCCCTGCATCGACTTCATCCCGTTCAGGGTTCCGGTGAGCGAGCCTTCAGGACTGGGACCGTTATCGCCGACGATGTAAATAATCAGGGTATTCTCGCGTAAATTCATCGTCTCCAGTGTATCGACGACCCTACCGATCTGCGCGTCTACGTGCTCTATGAATCCGGCGAAGACTTCCTGCATTCGGGCATAGAGCCGCTTTTCATCCGGGGAGCAATCGTCCCAGGCAGGAATCGAATCGGGGCGAGGCGTAAGCTGGGTATCGGATGGAATCACGCCAAGCTGCTTCTGACGCTCAAACGTAATTTCGCGCTGCCGATCCCATCCGTGATCAAATTTGCCTTCATAGCGATCTGCCCATTCCTTCGAGACATGGTGAGGCGAATGACCTGCACCGGGTGCCCAATAGACAAAAAAGGGCTTATCGGGTGCGGCAGCTTTTTGTTGAGCAATCCAGGTGACGCATTTTTCCGCCATGCCTTCTGAAAGATGCCAGTTCGGGTCATCCTGCGGCTTTTGGGTCGGGATTGTGTTTTCGTACAGCGGAGGATTCCATTGATCGGTTTCCCCGCCGTGGAAGCCCCACCAATACTCGAATCCTAAGCCCGTTGCCCAGCGATCGAAGGGTCCCGCGACACTGGTTTCATAGATCGGCGTCAGATGCCACTTGCCAAACGCAGCCGTGTTATAGCCATTTTGTTTCAGAACTTCGGCAATGGAGGCGCAATCCTTTGGAACCACACCGTCGTATCCTGGATAGGCAGTCGCCATTTCCATCACGACCCCGGTATGAGCCGTATGGTGGTTGCGTCCGGTTAATAGCGCGGCACGAGTGGGAGAACACAGCGCAGTTGTATGAAAGCGGTTGTAGCGTAACCCTTCATCTGCTAATTTTTGTAGCGTCGGCATATTGATCGAACCGCCAAAGGTACTGGCATGTCCAAAGCCCACGTCATCCAGCAAAACCACAAGGATATTGGGGGCATTCTCTGGCGCGGACAGCACTGTTGGAACACCGGGCTGGGAATCTTTATAAGTAATGCCGATCTGTCCCTGAAACTTCTGGGGCGGCAGCGGCAAACGATCTGATCGGCGGGTGGTGTCAGTCATTGAGATTCTCCTGATGGATACGCGATCGACAGCAATCAATAATGCACATTGACAGACACCCCCGGCAGCCGCCACGATAATACGATGGGAACACATTCGACTGTCGCTACCATCAAGAGCGCTATTACCCCTAACCCTAATCCCACACCGCCTTTTGCAAGCTGCACGAGTTTAGCCATCTCCAGCCAAGATGAATCAGGGTGTTTGTGCTTATTGGGGCAGTACAGTCTTTGTAGAATGCGCTCTTCAAAGCATAATGCGTGAGATGCTGAAATTTTGATATGTCACAGCTAAGCCTAACCCGTTCTATGTTTTACTCCGTTTTCCTACCTATTTCCTGTTATTTCTGCTTTTAGATAACCGACTATCGTTCAATTCAACCTCTGGCTATAGGAGGAGATCTAAACTTAAGAAACTAAATTTCAGCAATAAAATAGTATAGAAATTAAAAGAACTGTTTACTTTGATGATTTTTCAGGTGTTCTGATTATTAATTCCTTGTTACGCTGCTGTTCCTGTACTGTTCTTCCTGAGATAAGTGAATAGTAAGAAAGTTGAAGGAAAATGCTTTCTTGATTTCGGAAAATTCACCAGTCTAGAATTTGAGAATTGCTTCTATTGTTCATTGCATCGTTCGTAAAACGTTTGCGCTGTTCTGTTGCAGCAAGGTTTGGATTTCCGATCGCAGTGCTAGATAAAGCTCAAGATGAGCAGGGGAATATTCAGCTACTCATCTAACCGAAGCATTTTCCGTCGTTCCTGATCGCCAGGCAGTTCATCTCGGTTCAAGCTGTAGCAACCTGCATCAGCTTTCGCCACTGCTGCTTGACTTCTCCCTTAAGTGTGACGTAATCCTGACATTCCGTTTGGTTTACTGAAAGAGAGGAGAAAAATCAGCCCATGCACAGCCTATGCAGTCCCATCCTGCTCAATCCAAAGCTTTTACCAAACAGGCATCATTAGCCGAGCCTTTAAGAGGAGTGCGCGTCTTGCTTGTGGAAGATGAGCTTGATGTTGCCACTCTGCTGCTGTTCATCTTGACAGAAGCCGGAGCCGAAGTTGCCTGGGTGGCTCAATCTGCCGATGCGCTGATTTGTCTACAGGATGTCCATCCCCATATTCTTATTTCCAACGTCAAACTGCCTGACTACGATGGAGACTGGCTGATTCAAGCGATTCGGGCGACAGAATTGGATAACCACCATCACCTCCCCGCAATCGCCATCACCTCGCATACTAGAGATATTGCTGAACAAAGAATGCTCGATGCAGGATTCGAGCGATTTCTGCCCAAGACCTTCGAGCCAGACCAACTGATTGCTGCTATTCTCGAATTACTCTAGCGCCCCTGGTTGGCGGACAAAAGGCAATCGCAACAGCAATTATTACTTCGGTGGTTAAATAGAAGACTATTTACAGTCCAGCATAAGCAATGGACGGATGCTTAAAATAATTCCGAATCTGCTCAGGCAACTTCTGTAGTCGATGCAGTTGTGAACCGACTCTTTGCTTCAACTGTTCCAGGTTTTGAGTCGGCGCTTGACTATGAACGCCTTGCTTAAGTGAGTTGTTCAAGTACTCTGCTGGATTCAATTCCGGGGAATACGTCGGCAAGAAAAACATCTCGATTTGATTAGCATGTCGCTCTAACCATCGCTGCACCTTGGCTCTCTTATGCACCGGATGCTGGTCGCCAAGCCAAAACAGTTTCTTGGTACCTCCCTGGATCAACCGTCCCAGAAACTGAATCAAAACATCAGCGCTGAATTGACACAGCTTCATCGGACAATGGGAAAGGCGGAAAGAGCGGCTTAAACACTACAGGGTTCACGGTCTATCGCGCACCTCACTGCATCATCATTCGTCCAGGCTGTGCAGATATTCCTGGCTGGCGCGTCATTTGTAGCTGTCGATTATATGAACAAGCCCTGAAAGTGGCTCAAAAAGCAGCGATCAATCACCAACTGCCCCTCAAAACTAGTCATTGATGATAAAGCAAGGGAAGCCAACCAGGAGAAACCCGATCGGGCAATTTCTGCTCCAATCCCTTCAAAGGTTGAAGTCCGAATGCGACACCAGGAACAGAGATTGTTACTCCCCTCAGCGTAGAATCTAAACAAACTGGCATTGAGGGAGAGAAAAGGTGAATCCAAATGGCTGATCCAGCATCTGAGCGGCTTCAGCAGAATGCGGAGCGCATCATGCAACTGTGGGAAGAACGGGCACGAGCTGAAATCAGTGCCTCCCTGCATCACGACTCGCTGGTCTTGCAAAATTCGCTGCCGCACTACTTAGACTTCCTCGTGACTGAACTATCAACCACCATCGACCGCACTCCTGCCCGGATCAACGCCGATAAAGTCGAAAGCGATCGAATTGGGAGAAAGCATGGACGAGAACGGGCAGGCTATGCCGACTACTCCATTACCCAACTGATTTTTGAGTATCACATTCTCCGCCAGGTCGTCTTTCAGGTACTGGAGGAGGATGTGCCGTTAACTCCACGGGAACGCGACATTATCATCGGTTCCATCGAGCAAGCCGTTAATGATGCTGCCACCCAGTTCTCGCAAACGCTGAGTGAGATTCAAGAGTTGTTTATGGTGACGCTGACGCATGATCTCAAAAATCCCCTTAATGTGGTCAGAATGGGCACACAACTGATGCTCCGTCGATTGGAACGAGGCGATACCCAGTTTGATGTCGCAGCCCGGATGATCGGGGCGCTCGACCGCCTGGACGGGATGATTCAAAATTTGCTCGATGCCAGTCGGCTGCGGGCAGGACAAAGCTTGAAGCTAACGTTCGAGCATTGCGATTTACACCAGCTCCTGCAAGAGGTTGTAGAGGATCTGAAATTTGCTTATGCAGACCGTTTTGTTCTAGTTTCGGAGGTTGCCGTGGAAACTCGCTGCGATCGCAAGGAATTACGACGGGTGATTGAAAACATTGCCACGAACGCGGTCAAGTATGGGGCTTCTGATACGCCAATTACCATTGCCCTTCAGCACACGGCAAAGACAATCCGTATCACCATTCATAACGAGGGTCAGCCGATTTCCCCGGAGGCGCAGTCCATTCTCTTTCAACAGTTTCGTCGAACGACAACTGCCGGGGAGCAAAAGGGATGGGGCTTAGGCTTATTCCTGGCAAAGAGCCTGGTTGAGGCACATCAAGGAACTATTGAGGTTGAAAGTGCCGAGGGCAAGGGGACAAGCTTCATCATCACGCTACCCATCGTCCCACCTGACACAACTCAACCGGAGTCAAACCAGATCGAGAATGGTTGAAATAATTTCTTCTGGGTCGAAGTGCTTGGGCATGAACCGATCAAACCCGGCTTCTAACACCTGGGTTGCAGCAACGTCTCGCGTGTAGGACGTAATAGCAATCGCTGGCAGGCGAGGCATCTCTACTGATTCGGCTTGACGAATTTCCTGAATCAGCCAGTCGCCATCATGATCCGGCAGTTTGATGTTAGAGAGCAGAATGTCTGGGTGAAAGTGATCCAGGCAATCAAGGGCTTCCCTCGACTGCACAACCCAAACCGCTTCTGCCCCAGCTTCAAGCAGGATGAACAGCAGTAAAGTAGCAATGTCAAACTCATCCTCAACCAGCAGGACTTGTACCCCGGCTAAAGGTGTCTCGCCATCAGGTAGTGCCTTACCAGTAGCGTCTACTTGTCCAGGATGATGCTTCATGGCTTATCTCTCCCTTTACTTTAGTGGAACAGATTCGGCAATCCGACTGCCTCACTCATCGGGGAGAGAAGGGTAAAAAAGCGAACAATAAAGCGGAGCTGATGCGGTGAACTTGCTTTGCTGAACCAGAGGGGCGATCCCATTCACCAGCACAGCGAAGTCTAGTAATTTCTGGAGAATGCAGCCGAAACCCTCAGATAAAGCGACATGTGTGTTTTCAGGCATGGCTTCCAACGACTCTCCAATGCTGAACAGTAAAGCGATCGAAGGAATAAATTCCACAGCAAAAAGCCCCAGTACTGAACTGAGGCGAATCAATTAGGAAATGTCCAAACAAAATGAAAAGGCTGATTAGCTCACCGCAAAGGCTGTCAGCAGGGTAACGGTGATAAACAGAACGGCGATCGCTCCTTGTAGTGCATACTGGCGTGCCTGCTCTGGAGAGGGGAAGGCGGCATAGTAAAGGGCGGGTTCCACAGCATAGTTATTGGCTAACCCTTCCCGGTCAATGGTTGTGCCATTAAGGGTCGAACGACGCAGGAAGTTTTGTCCTTCCCGTTGCATCCGGACACGAACTTCAGTGGGGGTCAGTTCAGTGCCATTGCTCACTCCTGACTTGAGGGTGAGTCCTCGGTTTGTTCCTAATTCGCGAGCGATGGAGACGAAATCAAGGGCGGAGTCAGCGGCGTAAGTCATGGCGACCTCTTCTGTAAACTTGTGTAACAAAAATGTAACACTTTGTTAAAAAAATTGCAAATATATTTTGCTTATGCTAAACATCCTATTCTGGTATTAAGCAGTTCTAGGGTGACTTATGGGGGTTTACCAGGCTCACAAGCTGAGGCACATCCTGGTAAACGCTACCGCTGGCAATTTGCCGTTCTGCGGATTGATTAAATGCCTGACGGACGATCGCTGCGTACTCGTCACGATTCACAGGACGATCGGGTTGAAATGTTCCGTCTGGATATCCAGCTAAAATCTGCTGCTCGGTCAGTCGCTGAACAAAAGGCTGTGCCCAGTGATTTTGAGTATCGGGATAGGCAGTTCCAGGATTCGAGGTGGCAAAAACGGCAGTTGAGGGAATGATTGCACCTGCGGCTAACCCAGTGGTGATGATTGCGGCTCCGGCAATCGACCAGCGAGAAAATTGAAACATCGGTTTCTCCTACTTATTTTGATTTCTTCTCTTTCTGGATCAGCGTAACAAGCATGATCATTCAGCCTCTCCTTCGATCGATAGAGAAAAAAGAATCAAAAACAATATGATGTAAAAACCGATAATGCTATCACTTTTTCGTCACATTTGTTATTCATCTTGAAATTACAGCATCAGTAACTAATACATTACAGGCAGATTTTTGATTATGAATAAACTCCGTTGCAAGTATCTTCTTTCTGTTGTTGGTCTAGCTGGCGTTTTCTCGATCGTTGGAACGGGGGCAGCTCAGGCTGAATCTTTGCAAACCAGCTCCCAGTTGATTCAGTCTTCCACCAGTGCCTCTGAACCCGTCCCGGCATCAGAACTGAGTGCCGATCGCCTTGAAGCTTCAGCCCTGCAAACCGAAACCCTGACTGCACAGGCGGTTGACATAACACCTGACGAAAGCTAAGTTGCTCAGACCTCTGTAGCTCAGAACTTTGCACCGGGTCGGGCAACGCGATCGGGTGAAAGCTACGTCGCAGTCGGCGGGAATATTGGCTTTGGCGGCAGTACTGGTGTTGGCAGGGGCAATGTTGCAATTACCAGCAAAATTGGCTTAACGAATAATTTCTCCGCACGTCCAGGGGTTCTAATTGGCGATCGCGCTACGTTTCTCGCACCCGTTACTGTAGATTTTCCGACTGCATCAGTTGTGGATAACGGACGGGTTGGCGTTGCTCCATTTGTGGGCGGCGGTGTCGCAATTTCAACTGGAAGCGATAGTTTGATTCGACCCATGATCACTGCGGGTGTGGATATTCCAATTACCAATCAAATTACAGGCGTTGCCAGTGCCAATGTTGGTTTCTTCCGCCAAACCGATGTCGGACTTGTTCTGGGTGTTGGCTACAACTTCTAGCGAGAGATTTGGGATGAAAGAAAGGAGAATTAGAATGTCTTTCAAATTTGTATCTCTCAAATCAGTTACCCGATCGCTATTGGCGGGAATTGGTATTTTCGGTTTGGCGATCGCGGGCTGTACGCCACAGCGTAATTTTGAGACAGAAACACCTCCTGCCACAAATCAGGATTTCCAGGCGAGTGCGCCAGAGAATCAAACGACCACCAATGCGACTGCTGAAGCTCCGACTCGTCGCCCTGATGTGATTTACGTGCCTACGCCGACTCCCGTAGTCAATGAAATGCTGCGCTTAGCTGACGTTCAGGCAGACGATGTGGTTTATGACCTGGGCAGCGGAGACGGACGGATTGTAATTGCGGCTGCTCAAGAGCGAGGGGCAAGAGGGGTTGGCATTGATATTGACCCGCAGCTTGTTCAGAAAGCCAACGAAAACGCACAGCAGGCAGGGGTCAGCGATCGCGTCGAATTCCGCCAGCAGGATCTGTTTGAAACCGACTTTAGCAGTGCCACCGTCGTTACACTCTATCTCCTACCAGAGCTAAATGTACGGTTGCGTCCCAGACTTTTACAGGAACTCAGACCCGGTACAAGAATCGTGTCCCATGCGTTTGATATGGGGGAATGGGACCCGGAACAGGTCGTGCAGGTCGGTGGCAGAACGGTTTACTACTGGACGGTGCCAGAAAATCTGCCGGAAAATCTGCTGTAGCACGGTTGGGTAATCCCATGTCTTAGTTTTAAACCTGAAAGGGCAAGGAGAAATAAAATTATGACACTGATTGCGATCGAAGAACTTTTCACACTGGCAACCGAAGCCAATGCAACCTGTCTTTCGATTTATTGCAATTCACCCTCAACCAGAGATAGGTGACGAAAATTTACTGGATTTGGCAGCATTACACACATTAATCAATGGGGGAACCGTCTACGCAGGTGAACCGGGAAGCGTCCCCGACGATCAACCCCTTGCCGCCGTTCTGCGCTACTAACGAAACCCAATGTTGTGCCAGACCCGATTTCTTAAGCCTGCTTCCTTCAAAAGATGGCTGGCGATCGTTATTGATCACAGCTTCACTGACTGTATCAGAAGGGCTGTTCTTCGCTGATGTTGTCGTGCGGGGACAGCCTGTTTTTCAGGTGGGTGGATCGTCTAATCTCAGTGCAGCCGATCGGGCACAGATTAGACTTAATCGGAAATAGGGTAGGCTAAAAGGCAGGTGCAGGGGACAGAGATAGGGCAGGAACGATGCTGAGCAATGCCAGAGTGCAAAATAAGCCCCGCGTGTTGCAAAGCTTGACCGGGCTGAGTGTGAGCGAGTTTGAGCAACTGTTTGTGAGCTTTGAGCAGGCATGGCAGAACTATCTAGAGCAGCATCACATCCAAGCACCGAGGGCAAGACGCTATGGCGGTGGGCGCAAACCGCAGTTGCAAGACAATTGAGATAAGCTGTTGTTTATCCTGGTGTACTTTCGGCTGTACCCGACGCAGGAAGTGCAGGGCTTTTATTTGGCATCGGGCAACCCCAGGCGCATGAGTGGGTGCACAAGCTGACCCCAATCCTGCACAAAGCGTTGGGATACGAAAAACAATTGCCCGAACGCAGTCCTTGGCGATTGGAGCGGGTGCTGAAGGAATACCCCATGCTGGAATTGATCATCGACGGTACCGAGCGGCGCATCACTCGCCCCCAAGATAAAGAGGAGCGCAAGCAGTATTACAGCGGCAAGAAGAAGACCTTCACGGTGAAGAATTTGGTCATCACTCAGCGTAAAGGCAAGGTGCTGTACCTGAGTGACACGTATGAGGGAAAGAAACATGACAAAGCGATTTGTGACGAGGAGGATTACCGTTTTCCCAAAGGCATCCAGTTGTGGAAAGACCCAGGCTTTCAGGGCTATGAACCCGCAGGGGTAAAGACGCATCAACCGAAGAAGAAACCCCGCAACGGCGAATTAAGTGAGGCAGACAAACAGCGCAATCAAGCGATATCACGGGAACGGGTAGAGATTGAGCATCACATCGGGGGCATCAAGCGGTGCAATATTGTGGTGCATCCCCTCAGGACTCGAACGGATCACTTTACCGATGCGGTCATGGAAATTGCTTGTGGGCTGCACAACTTCCGGTTAGCTCAGCGCCAGCAGACAGTTGCCTAACGCTAATAGAGGGCAGAGAGACAAACTGTTTTTCCTGCTTACCTTCTCCTTCCTATTTCCGATTAAGGCTATTAAATTAGAGGCTGACAATCCAAAACGCTTGATCCATACGATTCGTGGTGTAGGCTACGTCCTCCGAGAAAGCGTATAGTCTGTCCAAGAAATATATCTGAGTCTATTGCCTGCGAATAAACGCGGTCAGCAACCCAATGGTTGAGTTAGCTGTCTTTTTTACATGAGAGTGAGAGGCGTTAGCCTTAGCACTTGCACTTCTTATTGATAGCAGGCTAGGTTGGTGCATATATTTACAACCATCACTTGATATGAGTATCGATGGCAACCCCGATCGCCCTGCTTCTGAGACGGTTTATTTGGAATTATCAGATGGTCAATCCCACAAGTTTTATGAGGTAACGGTGCTTGGGACAGTAGTAACGATTCGCTATGGACGAATTGGTACACTAGGGCAATCATCAGACAATACTTATGCAACACCGGAAAAAGCTCAGACTGAGGCAGCGAAGAGAATCAATGAAAAGTTGAGAAAAGGCTACGTGCGTGTCTCAGTGGAAAACGATCGCCCAACCTCATCTGATCAGTTGCCCGCCCCAGCTACATCTCCAACGCCCAGCGGAATCAGTTCACGCATGATTAATCTGGCTGAATTGCCGATCACAATGTCTGGCGGTCGTAGTGCTCTAAAGTTTCCTCTCCAGCGATCGCTAGTAGCGGTAGAACTTACAGCAACTTGCAACCAAGCTACGTTTACTATCAACCTGCGTATTGGTTCTAACATTGCCTATCACTTTGATGTTCGTTCCCATCAAGGGCAAGTTGTGCAGAATACCTGCATCACGGGGGGATGGGGAGCCGAAGAACGCCTGCCAATTCCGGCTGAGTTTATTTCTGATCAACCCTTTACGCTCAGGATTACGGTTGAGCAAACTCTGGTCATTTATCTTAATGGTCAAGTTTTGAGTCGTTATGCTCATCGCTTGCCGCCGACCCAGATTAGTACTGTTGAAATTAGCTATCCATCCGGCAATTTGCAGATGCAGTCGGTGCAGGTGTTTGAACAGGTGGAGGGCGAGATTGCAGAGCCAACAGGCAATTTCCCTGGGGCTGCATTGGACGATTTCCGGAATCAGGAGCCAACCAGCCTGCCAAACTCTACACCGTCACTGCCAGCGATAGATCCAACCATTCCTTTCCCCAGCGGTGAACTCTTGCATAAAGCAGTTCGCGGACTAACCTTTTTACCCCGCATCACCCAAAGCCATTTGCCTGCCGTCAGGTATCCATTGGGTTTTGTCTTCTTTGAGCGGCGATCCTACGATCTAACCATTCCCCTGGCGAGATCGCTGGTTTGTTTCGAGATGGTTGGCACCCTTATCAACATGAATTCTGGTGGCTTTACATTATATTTAGCGGCGAACCAGGAGACCTACTATCATTGTGAATTCCGTCCCCATGAGGGGCAAATTAAACATTGGGTCAGTGTGCGTGGAAAGAGTAGTCCACCCGAACACATCAGCATCCCCAGTACGATCGCACCTGGGCAAATTTTTCATTACGTTCTAACGATGACTGAGAGCAATAT from Leptolyngbya ohadii IS1 encodes the following:
- a CDS encoding sensor histidine kinase → MADPASERLQQNAERIMQLWEERARAEISASLHHDSLVLQNSLPHYLDFLVTELSTTIDRTPARINADKVESDRIGRKHGRERAGYADYSITQLIFEYHILRQVVFQVLEEDVPLTPRERDIIIGSIEQAVNDAATQFSQTLSEIQELFMVTLTHDLKNPLNVVRMGTQLMLRRLERGDTQFDVAARMIGALDRLDGMIQNLLDASRLRAGQSLKLTFEHCDLHQLLQEVVEDLKFAYADRFVLVSEVAVETRCDRKELRRVIENIATNAVKYGASDTPITIALQHTAKTIRITIHNEGQPISPEAQSILFQQFRRTTTAGEQKGWGLGLFLAKSLVEAHQGTIEVESAEGKGTSFIITLPIVPPDTTQPESNQIENG
- a CDS encoding arylsulfatase, whose product is MTDTTRRSDRLPLPPQKFQGQIGITYKDSQPGVPTVLSAPENAPNILVVLLDDVGFGHASTFGGSINMPTLQKLADEGLRYNRFHTTALCSPTRAALLTGRNHHTAHTGVVMEMATAYPGYDGVVPKDCASIAEVLKQNGYNTAAFGKWHLTPIYETSVAGPFDRWATGLGFEYWWGFHGGETDQWNPPLYENTIPTQKPQDDPNWHLSEGMAEKCVTWIAQQKAAAPDKPFFVYWAPGAGHSPHHVSKEWADRYEGKFDHGWDRQREITFERQKQLGVIPSDTQLTPRPDSIPAWDDCSPDEKRLYARMQEVFAGFIEHVDAQIGRVVDTLETMNLRENTLIIYIVGDNGPSPEGSLTGTLNGMKSMQGFPDDVSTMLKHIDEIGSPRFENNYPVAWGWAGSSPFQWMKQIASHFGGTRNPMVVSYPARIKDKGSLRSQFHHVIDLAPTLLEVAGIPEPREVNGVPQKPIEGTSIVYTWDDKDAPSRRITQYFEILSNRALYHNGWVAGCRHGKLPWQESGGTDFEEDIWELYNIERDFAQANDLASQNPQKLRELQDLFMAEAAKYNVLPLDDRFANRADTNLRPSYIKGKQRFVYLPETVRLPEATSPNTKNVHHTLAAEIVIPESGAEGVLVACGGLAAGYTLFIKDNKLHWEHNWFTSDRYRVSSTESLPLGHCIVSAEVKVDEEGKPGTGGTVTLRVGEQVVGEGRFEKQVPYWFTFNETFDVGCDTISPVSDAYESPFTFTGTIERVLVDLSGATFDDRAAKADIAMAIQ
- a CDS encoding S-layer homology domain-containing protein translates to MFQFSRWSIAGAAIITTGLAAGAIIPSTAVFATSNPGTAYPDTQNHWAQPFVQRLTEQQILAGYPDGTFQPDRPVNRDEYAAIVRQAFNQSAERQIASGSVYQDVPQLVSLVNPHKSP
- a CDS encoding response regulator, with the translated sequence MQSHPAQSKAFTKQASLAEPLRGVRVLLVEDELDVATLLLFILTEAGAEVAWVAQSADALICLQDVHPHILISNVKLPDYDGDWLIQAIRATELDNHHHLPAIAITSHTRDIAEQRMLDAGFERFLPKTFEPDQLIAAILELL
- a CDS encoding anaerobic sulfatase maturase, producing the protein MISTSPDPVPPAFHLLAKPTGAICNLDCEYCFFLAKEQLYPGSKFRMADDLLESYIQQLLNAHRTPEVTVAWQGGEPTLMGLDFFRRAIDLIEQYKKPGQIVSHTLQTNGTKLDDEWGRFFKQHNFLIGLSVDGPQHLHDAYRVDKRGQGTFDRVMQGWKILQKYKVDFNILCTVNAVNGDYPLEVYRFFRDQLKARHIQFIPIVERINEDGSTAVQARNRVTERSVKPEQFGRFLITVFDEWVRRDVGTVFVQHFDAALANWVGVTPGVCIFAKTCGQALALEHNGDLYCCDHFVEPDYKLGNIQETPMRELVASKKQRQFGQAKSDDLPQYCCQCEVRFACNGGCPKNRFSTTPAGEPGLNYLCAGYRAFFNHVAEPMQMMASLLRQGRYADEVMKLLSKQKQTSKQEKSKQEQSKQEKSKQEQSKQEQKGKRKPVGFGA
- the psb34 gene encoding photosystem II assembly protein Psb34 encodes the protein MTYAADSALDFVSIARELGTNRGLTLKSGVSNGTELTPTEVRVRMQREGQNFLRRSTLNGTTIDREGLANNYAVEPALYYAAFPSPEQARQYALQGAIAVLFITVTLLTAFAVS
- a CDS encoding response regulator yields the protein MKHHPGQVDATGKALPDGETPLAGVQVLLVEDEFDIATLLLFILLEAGAEAVWVVQSREALDCLDHFHPDILLSNIKLPDHDGDWLIQEIRQAESVEMPRLPAIAITSYTRDVAATQVLEAGFDRFMPKHFDPEEIISTILDLV
- a CDS encoding HARBI1 family protein, translated to MHKLTPILHKALGYEKQLPERSPWRLERVLKEYPMLELIIDGTERRITRPQDKEERKQYYSGKKKTFTVKNLVITQRKGKVLYLSDTYEGKKHDKAICDEEDYRFPKGIQLWKDPGFQGYEPAGVKTHQPKKKPRNGELSEADKQRNQAISRERVEIEHHIGGIKRCNIVVHPLRTRTDHFTDAVMEIACGLHNFRLAQRQQTVA
- a CDS encoding transposase, whose amino-acid sequence is MKLCQFSADVLIQFLGRLIQGGTKKLFWLGDQHPVHKRAKVQRWLERHANQIEMFFLPTYSPELNPAEYLNNSLKQGVHSQAPTQNLEQLKQRVGSQLHRLQKLPEQIRNYFKHPSIAYAGL
- a CDS encoding SAM-dependent methyltransferase → MSFKFVSLKSVTRSLLAGIGIFGLAIAGCTPQRNFETETPPATNQDFQASAPENQTTTNATAEAPTRRPDVIYVPTPTPVVNEMLRLADVQADDVVYDLGSGDGRIVIAAAQERGARGVGIDIDPQLVQKANENAQQAGVSDRVEFRQQDLFETDFSSATVVTLYLLPELNVRLRPRLLQELRPGTRIVSHAFDMGEWDPEQVVQVGGRTVYYWTVPENLPENLL